One genomic window of Daphnia pulex isolate KAP4 chromosome 12, ASM2113471v1 includes the following:
- the LOC124209726 gene encoding uncharacterized protein LOC124209726, with protein MCCRGSCYRQVHPRSNENRIPDSTLIQEFVITATFQLQSTSPNSSSLPLPVPLPAPSVVGSKNQFVIRKCCGPGQLYNYNAAEDIPDADRCVKFSVSSSHRQSPAVQKSRDIFLGSKQSFPPRYSVEDVQVNPGFPRSCTPDGWDFLEPELRMGDLFYALSSGQLLVPHQFYFLEFDSYCIEDYADERNVTKARRMAFMCFMETQKFPTTAIDLSGKLSLDFIKSEEYAELFASKFNGRRVIRKCCRQMSTLDSTSEFNGRPRCRENQGLVTPFFENLRTKENSTNLFFRFGYANCSYPTRTKQFQLNSNGSLEIQMDNTIANSSNLLVSIEDYCVDDMVEFSYVTGLPFTSTYALYCPSEEANLIEPEFTDELTESPFTDTPFTDPPFTEPTFTDTTISEPESNYSNNDDQSDNSTLIAIPKCCPPGHVMSEEYTCQPLWWWPSEQYGDEFTEPAVIVSGSINSDFTAYHSNWSVIFVPDPTFNGSCKPNQLQQPIPLFAENSQITPIFRNDSKGGVSLSLHTFIENYWDVKSQVRSFCVDQLLFKQEREVYYNPQVFHCLTIESFKSHRPVILLISTVGLLATFIIYLLVPASGSAKMVITAFGGKKNSGRSRKTTMAMMLTGRILLCHVISLALAFICLAIGQLKLVESGESSCVALGYITYWAFIASFSWLTVYCFDYYHIFNGSFKVTNDGLFIPYSAFGWGVPFLAMIITIIAQFRSTAMGISGAFNPNFGYDRCWFPAESSSALILFFYVPVGILLLLDIFFFLSLMFNANLMHCWQRQQDVAIRSNRKSSSESKEQEDLKMAVKLFFITGIPWIFELIGYLAVRLDGLNLSRYYFFEFCVIINTSRGVFIFVNFILLNRDVRNFLWSRVKIISKRETLGGGNVTRDDFSTSNATTQISSVTCSQTISSVENAPCDEQSFL; from the exons ATGTGCTG TCGTGGCTCGTGTTATCGTCAAGTCCATCCACGCTCCAACGAGAATCGAATTCCTGATTCCACTTTGATTCAAG AGTTTGTCATCACAGCGACGTTCCAGTTACAATCTACTTCGCCAAATTCGTCGAGCCTGCCATTACCAGTGCCACTTCCGGCCCCGTCTGTCGTTGG GTCGAAAAACCAGTTCGTGATACGAAAATGTTGTGGCCCTGGACAATTATACAATTATAATGCGGCGGAAGATATTCCAGATGCCGATCGGTGCGTCAAGTTTTcggtcagcagcagccatcggCAATCACCAGCGGTTCAAAAATCACGCGACATTTTCTTGGGATCcaaacaaagttttccacCACGTTACAGCGTTGAAGATGTCCAAGTCAATCCAGGATTTCCGCGCAGTTGCACGCCGGATGGTTGGGATTTTTTAGAACCTGAGCTCAGAATGGGCGATCTCTTCTACGCCCTTTCTTCCGGACAGTTGTTAGTTCCTCATCAGTTTTACTTCTTGGAATTCGACAGCTATTGCATCGAAGACTATGCGGACGAAAGGAACGTCACCAAG GCGAGAAGAATGGCCTTCATGTGCTTTATGGAAACCCAAAAATTCCCCACAACTGCTATCGACCTTTCAGGAAAATTGAGTCTAGATTTCATCAAATCTGAAGAATATGCGGAACTGTTCGCATCGAAATTCAATGGAAGAAGAGTGATCCGGAAATGCTGCCGTCAAATGTCAACTTTAGACAGTACTTCTGAATTTAATGGCAGGCCCAGATGCAGGGAAAATCAAGGACTTGTGACGCCCTTCTTTGAAAATCTCCGAACGAAAGAAAACTCGACCAATTTATTCTTCCGCTTCGGCTATGCCAATTGCTCCTACCCAACTCGTACCAAGCAGTTCCAATTGAACTCTAACGGTAGTTTGGAAATCCAGATGGATAACACAATCGCCAACTCAAGCAATCTACTAGTCTCTATAGAAGATTACTGTGTGGACGACATGGTAGAGTTTAGTTATGTCACCGGTTTACCGTTTACTTCAACCTACGCCTTGTACTGCCCCAGTGAAGAAGCAAATTTAATCGAACCAGAATTCACTGATGAATTGACTGAATCGCCATTTACCGATACCCCGTTCACGGATCCGCCATTCACTGAACCAACATTTACCGATACAACTATTAGTGAGCCCGAGTCTAATTACTCGAACAACGACGATCAATCGGATAATTCGACTTTAATCGCCATTCCCAAATGTTGTCCACCTGGGCACGTAATGAGTGAAGAATATACCTGTCAGCCTCTATGGTGGTGGCCCAGCGAACAATATGGAGACGAATTTACTGAACCAGCTGTAATTGTATCAGGATCCATTAACTCTGATTTTACGGCCTATCACAGCAATTGGAGCGTCATCTTCGTTCCCGACCCAACGTTCAACGGTTCTTGCAAACCCAACCAACTTCAACAACCGATTCCCTTGTTTGCCGAAAATTCTCAAATTACTCCAATATTTCGAAATGATTCAAAAGGTGGAGTTTCCCTTTCACTCCACACGTTCATTGAAAATTACTGGGATGTCAAGTCGCAAGTTCGTTCTTTTTGTGTGGACCAATTACTTTTCAAACAAGAGCGGGAAGTTTATTATAACCCCCAAGTTTTCCATTGCCTTACCATCGAGTCTTTTAAAAGTCATCGTCCAGTAATTCTCCTGATTTCTACTGTGGGTTTATTGGcgacatttattatttatttactcgTTCCAGCTTCAG GTTCTGCCAAAATGGTTATAACTGCTtttggaggaaagaaaaatagtggaagaagtagaaaaactACAATGGCCATGATGTTAACCGGGCGTATTTTACTTTGTCACGTCATATCATTGGCATTg GCATTTATTTGCTTGGCGATTGGTCAACTAAAACTGGTCGAATCAGGTGAAAGCTCCTGTGTCGCGCtcg GCTACATTACTTACTGGGCGTTTATAGCCTCATTTTCCTGGCTGACAGTGTACTGTTTTGACTACTACCACATCTTTaa CGGATCCTTTAAGGTCACCAACGATGGGTTATTCATCCCGTATTCAGCATTTGGATGGGGTGTTCCTTTCTTGGCAATGATCATCACAATCATCGCACAATTTCGGTCTACGGCAATGGGCATCTCCGGCGCTTTCAATCCCAACTTTGGTTACGACCGCTGTTGGTTTCCTGCCg AAAGCTCGTCAGCGCtaatacttttcttttacgttCCTGTTGGCATCCTCCTATTACTtgacatctttttcttcctgagTCTGATGTTCAATGCCAACCTGATGCATTGTTGGCAAAGACAACAAGACGTGGCTATCCGTTCTAATCGAAAGAGTTCTTCAGAGTCAAAAGAGCAGGAAGA tttgaaaatgGCGGTCAAACTATTTTTCATCACCGGAATTCCTTGGATCTTCGAATTGATTGGATATCTGGCAGTAAGATTGGACGGCTTAAACTTGAGTCGGTATTATTTCTTTGAGTTCTGCGTCATAATCAACACCTCGCGCggcgttttcattttcgtcaattttattcttttgaatcGAGACGTTCGAAATTTCTTGTGGTCCCGCgtcaaaatcatttccaaGCGAGAAACGCTTGGCGGTGGCAATGTGACTCGTGATGATTTTTCCACGTCCAATGCTACCACACAAATTTCGTCCGTCACTTGTTCCCAAACAATTTCCAGCGTCGAGAATGCACCATGTGACGAGCAAAGCTTTTTATAA
- the LOC124208454 gene encoding larval cuticle protein LCP-22-like: MKFIVALAFLAVALAAPQGDKKPIEIVSSNSEMNADGSYSFDFESADGTKVSESGNQKQVGPKPEDIGTVSKGSYSFTTPDGVVLTVNWVADENGFQATGDHLPTPPPMPEHVVKMLADLKAAGVL, translated from the exons atgaaattc ATCGTCGCTCTCGCTTTCTTGGCCGTGGCCCTCGCCGCACCTCAAGGAGATAAAAAGCCCATCGAAATTGTGTCATCCAACAGCGAAATGAACGCCGACGGCAGCTACTCATTCGA TTTCGAGTCTGCCGATGGCACCAAAGTGTCTGAGAGTGGCAACCAGAAACAAGTTGGACCCAAACCGGAGGATATCGGGACCGTGTCCAAGGGCTCCTACTCGTTCACGACTCCCGACGGCGTCGTCCTCACCGTCAATTGGGTGGCCGATGAAAACGGATTCCAGGCCACCGGCGACCACCTCCCCACTCCTCCACCCATGCCCGAGCACGTCGTCAAGATGCTGGCCGACCTTAAAGCTGCCGGAGTTCTGTAA
- the LOC124209728 gene encoding uncharacterized protein LOC124209728 codes for MDDVIVLLLSVMAILIGSSAQHQSGLPRAGLIRQSSVPYAGHRRSWPPNSLTYDERDGESYQSGGDGHNRFAQLKKKMSKWLKKREKNKKSEQEAFDPDNMVIVLDAATPAFDQQFSANGSIPDDGCDSNSVRFDDGQCYLLLGREPCKDPRHWVTVDSSTYKGRCTPRLCGRDRVFVVRTGLCHDIYDTSECRGGRRLYYSQYGKPVCDCPIGHYPFPYPQDNCVRLFTQGPCPYGQVLSINSLGDLSCMASQCSAKPPPTYYRLDNYPPEEQRPMLPNENGDCYELGSADPCSSYGYAPTNKVLGYDVVKRQSECVDVGDAWSPYFNSQEENELLDTVYDQFTPEYDFFRIWLVYQGLQLEEAVKPGKKKKKKKVINGNYQKRQDTFGIFQVPGGRIPLLNPSRSGYRVGKGTNPIVPERVRRDLSIRQAVKPAISTNCSGNQAFIAATGQCQNRFF; via the exons ATGGATGACGTGATTGTTTTACTCTTGTCAGTGATGGCCATTCTAATAGGATCCAGTGCCCAGCATCAGAGTGGTTTACCCCGCGCAGGATTAATTCGTCAATCGTCCGTCCCATACGCTGGCCACAGGAGATCATGGCCACCAAATTCCCTGACGTACGACGAAAGGGACGGGGAATCGTATCAAAGCGGAGGCGACGGACACAACCGATTTGctcaattgaaaaagaaaatgtcgaaatggttgaagaagagagagaagaataagaaatcgGAACAAGAAGCTTTCGATCCGGATAACATGGTCATAGTACTGGACGCAGCCACCCCCGCCTTCGATCAACAGTTTTCGGCCAACGGATCGATTCCGGACGACGGATGCGACTCCAATTCAGTGCGGTTCGACGACGGCCAATGCTACCTTCTGCTGGGGAGGGAACCCTGCAAGGATCCAAGACATTGGGTCACGGTTGACTCATCCACATACAAG GGGCGGTGCACTCCGCGCCTTTGCGGAAGAGACAGGGTCTTTGTTGTACGAACGGGACTTTGTCACGACATTTACGACACATCCGAGTGCCGCGGAGGCCGTCGTCTTTACTATTCCCAATACGGAAAACCGGTCTGCGATTGTCCCATCGGTCACTATCCATTCCCGTACCCTCAGGACAATTGCGTCCGACTTTTTACCCAag GACCATGTCCCTACGGCCAAGTGTTGTCTATAAACTCGTTGGGTGATTTGAGTTGCATGGCATCTCAGTGCTCGGCTAAACCGCCGCCCACCTATTACAGGCTGGACAATTATCCACCCGAGGAGCAGAGGCCAATGCTCCCGAACGAAAACGGGGATTGTTACGAATTAGGATCGGCTGATCCTTGTTCGAGTTACGGCTATGCCCCCACTAACAAGGTGCTGGGATACGACGTTGTCAAGCGCCAGTCCGAGTGCGTGGACGTCGGTGATGCTTGGTCGCCCTATTTCAATTCGCAGGAGGAAAACGAATTACTCGACACCGTCTACgaccagttcacgccagagtacgACTTTTTCCGCATCTGGCTCGTCTACCAGGGTCTCCAGCTGGAAGAGGCGGTGAAACctggcaaaaagaagaagaagaagaaggtcatCAATGGCAATTACCAAAAGAGGCAAGACACTTTTGGCATTTTTCAAGTTCCCGGCGGCAGAATTCCGCTACTGAATCCTAGTCGATCTGGATACAGAGTAGGCAAAGGCACCAATCCCATCGT GCCCGAGCGAGTTCGAAGAGATCTTTCGATCAGACAAGCTGTCAAGCCCGCCATTTCAACCAACTGTAGTGGCAATCAAGCATTCATCGCTGCAACTGGTCAATGtcaaaatcgttttttttag
- the LOC124209731 gene encoding uncharacterized protein LOC124209731, giving the protein MNNSSHQHHPDNVVLDKDGHVYNPIDLDDNFLIATKFVCCSIGIPLNVTIAFTIIHRRRLHRKPRNIFLLGIIFSYLTFFVPSVIKLIYWGLYPVESVCHGYVAVVGVPQGLVLLNMILALIDRYLAINRPLLHRDKMTVRSATITVIVSSLFVILLLKFIFLARIIAPLRCEVNLLHVKIVLIILSVLSVACTVMNFIVYQQTKALLAESRRLTSATTNKTIDSDNEAEWVELAIAGKVESQNFRASSGSSSLNDHSSQVKSMSIHVDKTRISQIELEATRTLITGVTSLIVTALPPTIFVSVFLVCQLVVGGMECSSLNWLSPYMIELGLIHAVYNPLIFIARNKELRTALTCQMYRG; this is encoded by the coding sequence atgaacaacagcagccatcaACACCATCCAGACAACGTTGTTCTCGACAAGGACGGACACGTGTACAACCCCATCGATCTCGACGACAACTTCCTCATCGCCACGAAATTCGTCTGCTGCTCCATCGGCATACCTCTCAACGTGACGATAGCGTTTACCATTATCCACCGCCGCCGCTTGCACAGGAAACCCCGCAACATTTTCCTGCTGGGCATCATCTTCTCCTACTTGACGTTTTTCGTTCCGTCCGTCATCAAATTGATTTACTGGGGACTCTATCCCGTCGAATCGGTTTGCCACGGTTACGTCGCTGTCGTCGGCGTCCCGCAGGGTCTCGTTTTGTTGAACATGATCCTGGCCCTGATTGACAGGTATTTGGCCATCAACCGCCCGCTGTTGCACAGGGACAAAATGACGGTGCGCTCGGCGACTATCACCGTTATCGTCAGCTCCTTGTTTGTTATCCTGCTCcttaaattcattttcctaGCCAGGATCATCGCTCCTCTCCGCTGCGAAGTCAACCTCCTCCACGtcaaaatagttttgattATCTTGTCCGTGCTGTCCGTCGCCTGCACCGTCATGAATTTCATCGTCTACCAGCAAACGAAAGCTCTGCTCGCCGAATCTCGGAGGCTCACCTCGGCGACGACCAACAAAACGATCGACAGCGACAACGAAGCGGAATGGGTCGAATTGGCCATCGCCGGGAAAGTCGAATCGCAAAACTTTAGGGCCTCGTCCGGAAGTAGTTCGTTGAACGATCATTCCTCCCAGGTCAAATCCATGTCGATCCACGTGGATAAGACGAGAATCAGTCAGATCGAACTCGAGGCCACTCGCACTCTGATTACCGGTGTCACGTCGCTCATTGTTACGGCTTTACCTCCGACCATATTCGTGTCGGTTTTCCTAGTCTGCCAGCTCGTCGTGGGCGGAATGGAGTGCAGCAGTCTCAATTGGTTGTCGCCCTACATGATCGAATTGGGACTGATTCACGCCGTTTACAATCCGCTGATATTTATCGCCAGGAACAAGGAATTGAGGACGGCTCTAACGTGTCAAATGTACCGAGGCTAA
- the LOC124208451 gene encoding larval cuticle protein 65Ag1-like: MKLFVIAAVLAVAAAAPSSYATYEKTYEKDYKYPEITVTSQSDERNLDGSSKWSYAQSDYTTRDETQEQKKFVVTTVDDYGKEYTEEVYGNTNKGSSYWVSPEGEKFTLTWAADNAGFQPKGDHLPVAPVHVYELPVAPVHEYVLPVAPVHEYELPVAPVHIPFNGKGYKIY; the protein is encoded by the exons atgaaattg TTCGTCATCGCCGCTGTCTTggccgtcgccgccgccgctcctTCGAGTTACGCAACGTACGAGAAGACGTACGAGAAGGACTACAAATATCCCGAGATTACCGTCACCAGCCAATCGGACGAGCGCAACTTGGACGGCAGCAGCAAGTGGAG ctACGCCCAGTCGGACTACACGACCCGCGATGAGACCcaggagcagaaaaaattcGTCGTGACCACCGTCGATGATTACGGCAAAGAATACACCGAGGAGGTTTACGGAAATACCAACAAGGGATCTTCCTACTGGGTCTCCCCTGAAGgcgagaaattcactttgacctgGGCCGCTGATAACGCCGGATTCCAGCCCAAGGGTGACcacttgcccgtcgctcccgtccaCGTCTACGAGCTCCCGGTGGCTCCCGTTCACGAGTACGTCCTGCCCGTCGCCCCCGTCCACGAATACGAACTCcccgtcgctcccgtccaCATTCCATTCAACGGAAAGGGATACAAGATCtactaa
- the LOC124208456 gene encoding larval cuticle protein LCP-22-like, with product MKFIFAVAFLAVALAAPQGDKKPIEIVSSNSEMNADGSYSFDFESADGTKVSESGNQKQVGPKPEDIGTVSKGSYSFTTPDGVVLTVNWVADENGFQATGDHLPTPPPMPEHVVKMLADLKAAGVL from the exons atgaAATTC ATCTTCGCTGTCGCTTTCTTGGCTGTGGCCCTCGCCGCACCTCAAGGGGATAAGAAGCCCATCGAAATTGTGTCATCCAACAGCGAAATGAACGCCGACGGCAGCTACTCATTCGA TTTCGAGTCTGCCGATGGCACCAAAGTGTCTGAGAGCGGCAACCAGAAACAAGTTGGACCCAAACCGGAGGATATCGGGACCGTGTCCAAGGGCTCCTACTCGTTCACGACTCCCGACGGCGTCGTCCTCACCGTCAATTGGGTGGCCGATGAAAACGGATTCCAGGCCACCGGCGACCACCTCCCCACTCCTCCACCCATGCCTGAGCACGTCGTCAAGATGCTCGCAGACCTCAAAGCCGCCGGAGTTCTGTAA